A portion of the Corynebacterium occultum genome contains these proteins:
- a CDS encoding MFS transporter: MSSPDPRTVLTRRAITVWVAAVAVYVVAITGRTSFGVAGVEAIERFGIDASRIAVFTAVQIGVYAFAQIPMGMLIDRFGPRKMLVAGAVVMGAGQILLGLTGNYWVAILARVLIGAGDASAFLSVMRILPYWFPLKKTPLFTQLTASLGQLGQFISAVPFMALLHLSGWTVAFVSLGAVGVLIAMAAGVAVADSPDTDDAAKQARAEKKARRAGEEPPLDDAVVTPREPAQVWELLKMVLRSPVCWLGFFIHYSCMLPQIVFTLLWGVPMMILGMGLSSAQAALVLTLNTVATVSIGPLLGLISSRLGQRRELGALAFTLIIGATWIIFFMSETPRGLMAIIIVNIIVAMCTPAANFGFDHVRERLDRKFVATGTGLSNMGGFLSGMLAAQLVGVLLDWSAQGKTYAWADFRIAWIAVIVVWALGVIGLLISRSAMLRSDRGRGRGTKVVEHTEV, from the coding sequence GTGAGCAGCCCTGATCCCCGTACCGTTTTAACCCGCCGTGCCATCACCGTCTGGGTGGCTGCCGTAGCCGTCTACGTGGTGGCCATCACCGGTCGCACCAGCTTCGGTGTCGCCGGTGTGGAAGCCATCGAACGCTTTGGTATCGACGCCTCCCGGATCGCGGTCTTCACCGCCGTCCAGATCGGTGTCTACGCCTTCGCCCAGATCCCGATGGGTATGCTGATCGACCGCTTCGGCCCCCGGAAGATGCTGGTGGCCGGTGCTGTGGTGATGGGGGCCGGCCAGATTCTGCTCGGCCTCACCGGTAATTACTGGGTGGCCATCCTCGCCAGGGTGCTCATCGGTGCCGGCGATGCCTCCGCCTTCCTCTCGGTGATGCGGATCCTGCCCTACTGGTTCCCGCTGAAGAAAACTCCGCTGTTCACCCAGCTCACCGCCTCCCTCGGTCAGCTGGGCCAGTTCATTTCCGCGGTCCCCTTCATGGCGCTGCTGCATCTCTCCGGCTGGACCGTCGCCTTCGTCTCCCTCGGCGCGGTGGGTGTCCTGATCGCCATGGCCGCCGGAGTCGCCGTCGCTGACTCCCCCGACACCGACGATGCCGCTAAACAGGCCCGGGCGGAGAAGAAGGCCCGCCGGGCCGGGGAAGAACCTCCGCTTGACGACGCCGTGGTCACCCCCCGGGAGCCCGCCCAGGTCTGGGAACTGCTGAAGATGGTGCTGCGCAGCCCCGTCTGCTGGCTCGGTTTCTTCATCCACTACTCCTGCATGCTGCCCCAGATCGTCTTCACCCTGCTGTGGGGCGTGCCCATGATGATCCTGGGCATGGGTCTCTCCTCCGCCCAGGCGGCCCTGGTGCTCACCCTCAACACCGTCGCCACCGTCTCCATCGGCCCACTGCTGGGGCTCATCTCCAGCCGGCTGGGGCAGCGTCGTGAGCTCGGCGCCCTGGCCTTCACGCTGATCATCGGTGCCACCTGGATCATCTTCTTCATGTCCGAAACCCCGCGTGGTCTGATGGCGATCATCATCGTCAACATCATCGTCGCCATGTGCACCCCGGCAGCGAACTTCGGTTTCGATCATGTCCGGGAACGACTGGACCGCAAATTCGTGGCCACCGGCACCGGCCTGTCCAACATGGGCGGTTTCCTTTCCGGCATGCTCGCCGCCCAGCTGGTGGGTGTCCTGCTGGACTGGAGCGCCCAAGGCAAGACCTACGCCTGGGCTGATTTCCGCATCGCCTGGATCGCGGTCATCGTCGTCTGGGCACTGGGTGTGATCGGGCTGTTGATCTCGCGCTCCGCCATGCTGCGTTCCGACCGGGGCCGGGGTCGTGGCACCAAGGTGGTGGAACACACCGAGGTCTAG
- the thrC gene encoding threonine synthase, with the protein MDYISTRDSSATPAKFTDILLGGLAPDGGLYLPAEYPELDDATLTAWRTLLREKGYAALAAEVLKLYIDDIPAEDIEAITARAYTSEKFAHEEIVPVTKLEDGLYLGHLSEGPTAAFKDMAMQLLGELFEYELARRNETMNILGATSGDTGSSAEYAMRGREGIRVFMLTPAGRMTPFQQAQMFGLDDPNIFNIALEGVFDDCQDVVKAVSSDAAFKAEHRIGAVNSINWARLMAQIVYYVSTWLKLTESNDQKISFSVPTGNFGDICAGHIARQMGLPIDRLLVATNENDVLNDFFSTGYYRPRKSSETYATSSPSMDISRASNFERFIFDLMEGDAGRVRQLFGMLDQGGFSLAEDTRMLDVIDEFGFGSAKSTHEDRLATIKDVHERFGVLIDPHTADGVFVARDWSKDVDTPIVCLETALPVKFAETIKEAIGTEPEIPARFAGVLDTEHHVTDLPNDVEAVKQFIRTSIDNTEVR; encoded by the coding sequence GTGGATTACATTTCAACTCGAGACAGCTCAGCAACCCCTGCAAAGTTCACCGATATCCTCCTCGGCGGCCTAGCCCCGGACGGTGGCCTCTACCTCCCGGCGGAATACCCGGAACTGGATGATGCCACGCTCACCGCCTGGCGCACCCTCCTCCGGGAGAAGGGCTACGCGGCCCTGGCGGCGGAGGTCCTCAAACTCTATATCGATGACATCCCCGCGGAAGATATCGAGGCGATCACCGCCCGCGCCTACACCAGCGAAAAATTCGCGCACGAGGAGATCGTGCCGGTGACCAAGCTGGAGGACGGCCTCTACCTCGGTCACCTCTCCGAGGGGCCGACCGCCGCCTTCAAGGACATGGCGATGCAGCTGCTCGGCGAGCTCTTCGAATATGAGCTGGCCCGCCGCAACGAGACCATGAACATCCTCGGCGCCACCTCCGGTGACACCGGTTCCTCCGCCGAGTACGCCATGCGCGGCCGGGAGGGCATCCGCGTATTCATGCTCACCCCCGCCGGCCGCATGACCCCCTTCCAGCAGGCCCAGATGTTCGGTCTGGATGACCCGAATATCTTCAATATCGCCCTCGAGGGTGTCTTCGATGACTGCCAGGACGTGGTCAAGGCGGTTTCCTCTGACGCCGCTTTCAAGGCAGAGCACCGCATCGGTGCGGTCAACTCCATCAACTGGGCCCGCCTGATGGCCCAGATCGTGTACTACGTCAGCACCTGGCTGAAGCTGACCGAGAGCAACGACCAGAAGATCTCCTTCTCCGTGCCCACCGGCAACTTCGGTGATATCTGCGCCGGTCACATCGCCCGCCAGATGGGGCTGCCGATCGACCGTCTGCTGGTGGCCACCAATGAAAATGACGTGCTCAACGACTTCTTCAGCACCGGCTATTACCGCCCCCGTAAGTCCAGCGAGACCTACGCCACCTCCAGCCCCTCGATGGATATCTCCCGTGCCTCCAACTTCGAGCGTTTCATCTTCGACCTGATGGAGGGCGATGCCGGCCGTGTCCGCCAGCTCTTCGGCATGCTCGACCAGGGTGGTTTCTCCCTCGCCGAGGACACCCGCATGCTTGACGTGATCGATGAGTTTGGTTTCGGCTCCGCCAAGTCCACCCACGAAGATCGCCTGGCCACCATCAAGGATGTGCATGAGCGTTTCGGTGTCCTGATCGACCCGCACACCGCCGATGGTGTCTTCGTGGCCCGGGACTGGAGCAAGGATGTGGATACCCCCATCGTCTGCCTGGAGACCGCCCTGCCGGTGAAGTTTGCCGAGACCATCAAGGAAGCCATCGGCACCGAGCCTGAGATCCCGGCGCGTTTCGCCGGCGTCCTCGACACCGAGCACCACGTCACCGACCTGCCCAATGATGTGGAGGCGGTCAAGCAGTTCATCCGCACCTCCATCGACAACACTGAGGTCCGCTAA
- a CDS encoding transposase family protein produces the protein MKKNQTNSPTSKTTAPLNDTQLLGLIETITHCDQLADIPYGRRTLTVEDRVLLTLDYLSENRTEQALAKTYRISQPTVSRIISTFTDLIAGLLEKHRPTPADFETFVGTLVIDGTLVTCWDWNDHHDLYSGKHKTTGLNLQVACDLDGHLMWAPDPKPGAWHDLRCIRESNFPDPEGQPWNVTADKGYIGWHCTHPIRKPRNGSLTQEDKDYNRQVNSYRAVIERVNAHLKNWHILKTRYRRPIEDFTNVIRAIIGMMFYNGL, from the coding sequence GTGAAGAAAAACCAAACAAACAGTCCCACCAGCAAGACTACGGCCCCGCTGAATGACACACAACTACTCGGCCTGATCGAGACCATCACCCACTGCGACCAGCTCGCCGACATCCCCTACGGCAGACGTACCCTGACCGTGGAAGATCGGGTCCTGCTGACCCTGGACTACCTCAGCGAAAACCGCACCGAACAAGCACTGGCAAAGACCTACCGCATTTCCCAGCCCACCGTCTCCCGCATCATCAGCACCTTCACCGACCTGATCGCTGGCCTGCTGGAGAAACACCGGCCCACGCCCGCCGACTTCGAGACCTTCGTTGGCACGCTTGTCATCGATGGAACCCTGGTGACCTGCTGGGACTGGAACGACCACCACGACCTCTACTCCGGGAAACACAAGACCACCGGGCTCAACCTCCAGGTGGCCTGTGATCTGGACGGACACCTGATGTGGGCCCCCGATCCGAAACCCGGGGCCTGGCACGATCTGCGGTGTATCCGAGAATCCAACTTCCCCGACCCCGAGGGACAGCCCTGGAATGTCACCGCCGACAAAGGCTATATCGGTTGGCACTGCACACACCCGATCCGGAAACCCAGAAACGGCAGCCTGACGCAAGAAGACAAAGACTACAACCGGCAGGTCAATAGCTACCGGGCGGTCATCGAGCGAGTGAATGCACATCTGAAGAACTGGCACATCCTGAAAACGAGATATCGACGTCCGATCGAGGACTTCACAAACGTCATTCGAGCGATCATCGGAATGATGTTCTACAACGGCCTATGA
- a CDS encoding NUDIX hydrolase — MATPEFIVELRKKIGHDPLFLPAVSAIVIRDVAPDAPIWAVPEVLLVKRADNGNWTPVCGICEPGEEPAETAMREVREETGLEARVEALLGVGAMNRVTYPNGDVVDFIDTAIRMSVIGDDTPVIGDEESSDVGWFTVAQLPSLDPRFRLIIGDAVAQLKHPQGFRPRLGFHKRKP; from the coding sequence GTGGCCACCCCTGAATTCATTGTTGAGCTGCGCAAAAAGATCGGCCATGATCCGCTCTTCCTGCCGGCTGTGAGCGCGATCGTGATCCGCGATGTCGCCCCGGATGCCCCGATCTGGGCGGTGCCGGAGGTGCTGCTGGTCAAGCGTGCCGACAACGGCAACTGGACCCCGGTCTGCGGGATCTGTGAACCCGGTGAGGAACCCGCCGAGACCGCGATGCGGGAGGTCAGGGAGGAGACCGGCCTGGAGGCCCGGGTTGAGGCACTACTCGGGGTGGGGGCGATGAACCGGGTGACCTACCCGAATGGGGATGTCGTGGATTTCATCGACACCGCCATCCGGATGAGCGTGATCGGTGATGACACCCCGGTCATCGGCGATGAGGAGTCCAGCGATGTCGGCTGGTTCACGGTGGCCCAGCTGCCGTCACTGGACCCCCGTTTCCGTCTGATCATCGGGGATGCGGTGGCCCAGTTGAAACATCCCCAGGGTTTCCGCCCCCGGCTGGGCTTCCACAAGCGCAAGCCTTAA